The Drechmeria coniospora strain ARSEF 6962 chromosome 02, whole genome shotgun sequence genome has a segment encoding these proteins:
- a CDS encoding phosphoinositide-specific phospholipase C translates to MSSDAASNPMTSSQPVDPVRSSSLSAQLKRVRPGTVQTNFHPSQQPSLRHSNPATIPPSAISASSVASNSRPGSPIMSPETAVLTRNSSIQASPEPARPKDEGQIPSSFQLPDSILSRKTSGNSLGYGWVGGPTNAIAETTDNYSDGVASIGAGKTNLIRRLSSRASRRIASGRRQSSAAPASRDGSVGPCFLRRRSDSNTTAPLEGNVLSTDSESDLDEREDFSSIRSMYLDGAPRGSSANSTTGSVTGSSNNMAGPVIPLQLQRGTWLRKISKKNRSKRIRLVYEPETNKLTWDRTRPHKFLHVDEIREIRTGSDVQPYGRDGNFTEPERSARFSILYSIPEKSKTKYLHLIVDDVETSLTWTTFLEAMLKHRQEAMTSLMTFNDRAIAQYWQTEMTRQFGDQLWSEGQGEMDIAGVMQVCQSLHIYSSQSTLQANFRLCDARRRERLNFSEFLNFVRLMRQRSDVQRIIRAMAAKPNAGLALPEFLAFLRDVQGEDVDANPAMWDRLFHKFVRKHRADDVDGLEADHAVAPIMSEAAFVGFLASRRNGPVVDEPQEYTLDRPMNEYFISSSHNTYLLGRQVAGQSSVEGYIAALARGCRCVEVDCWDGSDGQPQVVHGRTLTSAISFKEVVITINKYAFVKSAFPLWISLEVHCSPAQQALMVDIMKETFGPRLVTEPLDPASGKLPSPSELMERILIKVKKPSGNRDGSVEADGRRRGASLSSPLSAPVVPDGNVFTPSQSLPQSPLLAGSSQPRRLGSKSRVNTITEGQVHGLISSSTSDNESGSELGSIGRSANKTTKVLGSLGVYCAGVKYFGFDTPAAKAFNHIFSFMESSFAKHSRTKEAKMALDIHNMRYMMRVYPDGMRLASSNFIPLVYWRRGVQMAALNWQTFDLGTQLNHAMFEGGKDESGYVLKPPELRDIQVRPFDSAIAEGKKERSVVSFGIDVISAQQLMRPANLAASKSMDPYIEVQVFHANDKRDKTEAGAGAMYRDDSALKFQTEVIRENGFNPVFSDGQFRFRVTTKHPDLIFVRWSVKLASYGESYNSKDGAAIATYTAKLKNLKQGYRTLPLLNHAGDQYLFSTLFCKINVDAIETKLFDAPAPVQDVSKFNRLGGKVFGRSNTSPRGTFDQGSLEKSSMEKTNAEV, encoded by the coding sequence ATGTCGAGCGACGCGGCTTCGAACCCAATGACTTCCTCACAGCCCGTGGACCCAGTTCGGTCCTCCTCACTCTCCGCCCAGCTGAAGCGTGTTCGGCCGGGCACGGTCCAGACCAACTTTCACCCATCCCAGCAGCCTTCTTTGCGCCATTCGAACCCTGCCACCatcccgccgtcggccatcagcgcctcctccgtcgcctccAACTCGCGGCCCGGCTCGCCCATCATGTCCCCCGAAACGGCCGTCTTGACGAGGAACTCGTCCATCCAAGCCTCGCCGGAACCCGCGCGGCCCAAGGATGAGGGTCAGATCCCCTCGAGCTTCCAGCTCCCCGACTCCATCCTGTCCCGGAAGACGAGCGGAAACTCGCTCGGGTACGGCTGGGTGGGCGGCCCGACCAACGCCATAGCCGAGACCACCGACAACTacagcgacggcgtcgcctccatcggcgccggcaagacGAACTTGATTCGACGACTGTCGAGCCGAGCCTCGCGACGCATCgcgagcggccgtcggcaaTCGTCGGCCGCTCCCGCGAGccgcgacggcagcgtcggacCCTGCTTCCTGCGACGCCGCAGCGACAGCAACACGACCGCTCCCCTCGAGGGCAACGTCCTCTCCACCGACTCCGAatccgacctcgacgagaggGAGGATTTCTCCTCCATCAggtccatgtacttggacGGCGCGCCGcgaggctcctcggccaacAGCACGACGGGATCCGTCACGGGAAGCTCCAACAACATGGCCGGCCCCGTCATCCCCCTTCAGCTCCAGCGAGGCACCTGGCTGAGAAAAATCTCCAAGAAGAACCGCTCGAAGCGGATCCGCCTCGTCTACGAGCCCGAGACCAACAAGCTTACCTGGGACCGCACGCGACCCCACAAGTTTCtccacgtcgacgagatTCGGGAGATCCGCACCGGCTCCGACGTGCAGCCGTACGGCCGGGACGGCAACTTTACCGAGCCCGAGCGCTCCGCGCGCTTCTCCATCCTCTACTCGATCCCGGAAAAGTCCAAAACCAAGTATCTTcacctcatcgtcgacgacgtcgagacgAGCCTGACCTGGACCACCTtcctcgaggccatgctGAAGCACCGCCAGGAAGCCATGACGTCGTTGATGACCTTCAACGACCGGGCCATCGCCCAGTACTGGCAGACGGAGATGACGAGGCAGTTCGGTGACCAGCTGTGGAGCGAAGGCCAGGGCGAGATGGACATCGCCGGCGTCATGCAGGTCTGCCAGAGCCTACACATCTACAGCTCCCAGTCGACGCTGCAGGCCAATTTCCGACTCTGCGACGCAAGACGCCGCGAGCGGCTCAACTTTTCCGAGTTTCTCAACTTCGTCCGGCTCATGAGGCAGAGGTCCGACGTCCAGCGCATCATCcgcgccatggccgccaagcccaatgccggcctcgccttGCCCGAGTTCCTCGCCTTCCTGCGAGATGTCcagggcgaggacgtcgacgccaatCCGGCCATGTGGGACAGGCTCTTCCACAAGTTTGTCCGCAAACAccgggccgacgacgttgacgggctcgaggccgaccaCGCCGTCGCGCCCATCATGTCGGAGGCGGCcttcgtcggcttcctcgcctcTCGTCGCAAcgggcccgtcgtcgacgagccgcagGAGTATACCCTCGACCGCCCGATGAACGAATACTTCATCTCGAGCTCCCACAACACCTACCTTCTCGGGCGCCAGGTTGCCGGCCAGTCCAGCGTCGAGGGTTacatcgccgccctcgcccgcggcTGCCGCTGCGTCGAGGTCGATTGCTGGGACGGATCCGACGGCCAGCCGCAGGTCGTCCACGGCCGCACCCTCACCAGCGCCATCAGCTTCAAGGAGGTGGTCATCACCATCAACAAATACGCCTTCGTCAAGTCGGCCTTTCCGCTTTGGATCTCCCTCGAGGTGCACTGCAGCCCCGCGCAGCAGGCGCTGATGGTGGACATCATGAAGGAGACGTTCGGCCCGAGGCTGGTCACGGAGCCGCTCGACCCGGCGTCGGGCAAGCTTCCGTCGCCCTCGGAGCTCATGGAGCGCATCCTCATCAAGGTCAAGAAGCCCAGCGGCAACCGCGACGgctccgtcgaggccgacggtcgacgacgcggcgccAGCCTCAGCTCGCCCCTCTCGGCGCCCGTCGTCCCCGACGGCAACGTCTTCACGCCGTCGCAGTCTCTCCCCCAGAGCCCCCTGCTCGCCGGCAGCAGCCAACCGAGGCGTCTCGGCAGCAAGAGTCGGGTCAACACCATCACCGAGGGCCAGGTCCACGGCTTgatcagcagcagcacgagcGACAACGAGAGCGGCAGCGAGCTCGGTTCCATCGGCCGCTCGGCGAACAAGACGACCAAGGTCCTCGGCTCCCTCGGCGTCTACTGCGCCGGCGTCAAGTACTTCGGCTTCGACACCCccgcggccaaggccttCAACCACATCTTCTCCTTCATGGAGTCGAGCTTCGCCAAGCACTCGCGGACCAAGGAGGCCAAGATGGCGCTCGACATACACAACATGCGCTACATGATGCGCGTGTACCCCGACGGCATGCGGCTGGCCTCGAGCAACTTCATTCCCCTCGTCTACTGGCGGCGCGGCGTTCAGATGGCGGCGCTCAACTGGCAGACGTTCGACCTCGGCACCCAGCTCAACCATGCCATGTTCGAgggcggcaaggacgagtCGGGCTACGTGCTGAAGCCACCGGAGCTTCGCGACATCCAGGTTCGCCCCTTCGACTCGGCCATcgccgagggcaagaagGAGCGTTCCGTCGTGTCCTTTGGCATCGACGTCATCTCGGCCCAGCAGCTGATGCGGCCGGCCAACCTCGCGGCCAGCAAGTCGATGGATCCGTACATCGAGGTGCAAGTCTTCCACGCCAACGACAAGCGAGACAAGACggaagccggcgccggcgccatgtACCGCGACGACTCGGCCCTCAAGTTCCAGACGGAGGTGATCCGCGAGAACGGCTTCAACCCCGTCTTCTCGGACGGCCAGTTCCGGTTCCGCGTGACGACGAAGCACCCGGACCTCATCTTCGTCCGATGGTCCGTCAAGCTGGCGAGCTACGGGGAGAGCTACAACAGcaaggacggcgccgccatcgcgaCGTACACGGCCAAGCTCAAGAACCTGAAGCAGGGCTATCGCACCCTGCCCCTGCTGAACCACGCCGGCGACCAGTACCTCTTCTCGACGCTGTTCTGCAAGATcaacgtcgacgccatcgaaaCCAAGCTCTTCGACGCGCCCGCACCGGTGCAGGACGTGAGCAAGTTCaaccgcctcggcggcaaggtgtTTGGCCGGTCCAACACGAGCCCCCGGGGCACCTTTGACCAAGGCAGCCTCGAAAAGAGCAGCATGGAGAAGACGAACGCGGAGGTCTAG